A genomic stretch from Natronomonas gomsonensis includes:
- a CDS encoding thiamine pyrophosphate-binding protein has translation MTEAGHSVARVLAENDVSEVYTLLGNQTVDIADGLYERDVDVVTARHEYNAAVMADVRGRLTGDPGVAITVAGPGGTNALTGVAQAYTAASPMVLVSAVLPTDAPTESLHGVDDQHFLEKAFEPATKWSTQVHEPKRVPEALNRAFDIATTGRPGPVFVGIDEEILMESVDIPESAFNWTHISETPPSAEAVVDALAPIEEAEKRVLYPGKGVLRAFATSELIDVAEALDCPVVCPRHYPDSFPNDHEAFAGTVGMSDHPAAVKALADADAVLSVGVRPSSHEAAVLGDRTSDDVDIVYFDSGEAEFPQSSAAAIVTGDIETTLSAAADVLTETAGTTDPEYQDAVRAESKRVREEIEAYLDEVRDQTPIHPLVIMDELRSVADDDVIVTGDAGAAGGAWPNDAFEYRATNSFQHSRLYDSMGFPVPAGNAAKLVDPDRQVVNLIGDGGFLMCNMELATAVETDTNAVTIVMNDSKYGMIWNYQRSDGHAEIGTDIPPTDIAAMSESFGARGITVKDPDRIRPALETAFEADEHVVLDIYIDPTAEYVSRKIW, from the coding sequence ATGACTGAAGCAGGCCATTCCGTAGCGCGTGTGCTCGCGGAAAATGACGTTTCAGAGGTCTACACATTGCTCGGGAACCAAACGGTAGACATCGCCGATGGGCTGTACGAGCGTGATGTGGATGTGGTCACTGCCCGCCATGAGTACAATGCGGCTGTCATGGCAGACGTCCGAGGACGACTAACGGGTGATCCGGGCGTCGCGATTACCGTTGCCGGGCCAGGTGGAACTAACGCGTTGACAGGTGTAGCACAGGCATACACAGCAGCCTCACCGATGGTACTCGTTAGTGCAGTATTGCCAACTGACGCCCCAACCGAGTCTCTTCATGGTGTTGACGATCAGCACTTCCTCGAGAAGGCTTTCGAGCCAGCGACCAAATGGAGCACCCAAGTTCACGAACCCAAGCGGGTGCCGGAAGCGTTGAACCGTGCGTTCGACATCGCGACTACTGGGCGGCCTGGCCCAGTGTTCGTTGGTATCGATGAAGAAATCCTCATGGAGTCGGTTGATATCCCTGAGTCTGCCTTTAATTGGACTCACATCTCTGAGACGCCGCCATCAGCCGAAGCAGTGGTTGACGCACTTGCCCCCATCGAAGAGGCCGAAAAGCGCGTATTATACCCTGGGAAGGGTGTTCTCCGGGCCTTTGCGACTAGCGAACTCATTGACGTGGCCGAGGCCCTCGACTGCCCAGTGGTCTGTCCACGACACTATCCGGATTCGTTCCCGAACGATCACGAAGCGTTTGCTGGTACAGTTGGCATGTCAGACCATCCGGCTGCAGTCAAGGCGCTGGCCGACGCCGACGCCGTACTCTCTGTTGGGGTCCGGCCAAGTTCACACGAGGCAGCAGTGCTCGGCGACCGAACTTCTGATGATGTTGATATCGTCTACTTCGACTCTGGGGAGGCCGAGTTCCCACAATCAAGCGCGGCGGCGATCGTCACCGGAGACATCGAAACGACCCTCTCGGCAGCTGCGGACGTGTTGACCGAGACTGCAGGCACCACTGACCCCGAGTATCAGGACGCTGTTCGTGCCGAGTCAAAGCGGGTTCGTGAAGAAATCGAAGCTTACCTTGATGAAGTACGGGACCAGACACCGATTCATCCGCTCGTCATAATGGATGAACTCCGTTCTGTCGCTGACGACGATGTCATCGTCACCGGCGATGCAGGGGCTGCTGGAGGTGCTTGGCCAAACGATGCATTCGAATATCGGGCCACCAACTCTTTCCAGCACTCGCGGCTATACGACTCGATGGGATTCCCGGTTCCAGCTGGAAATGCGGCAAAACTAGTCGACCCTGACCGTCAAGTTGTAAATCTTATCGGTGATGGTGGCTTTCTGATGTGCAATATGGAACTCGCGACAGCTGTGGAAACCGACACTAATGCGGTCACCATCGTCATGAACGATTCCAAATACGGGATGATTTGGAACTACCAGCGGTCCGATGGTCACGCGGAAATCGGAACTGATATCCCACCGACAGATATCGCGGCGATGTCGGAGTCGTTCGGCGCTCGGGGCATTACAGTTAAGGACCCGGACCGGATTCGTCCTGCGCTAGAAACGGCATTTGAGGCCGACGAACACGTTGTTCTTGATATCTATATCGATCCGACCGCCGAATACGTTTCTAGGAAGATTTGGTGA
- a CDS encoding VOC family protein yields MVVDNMGLDHIAIKVRDIEQTVTFYRNILNMEVSDRIGDRVAFLRTPNVAAASQHHEMNITQMSEEELDVLEERGELDLDLHDFEEELPENGPPMLPTTGPIYHIAFEVPDFQALKAAEEGLRELDHPIYRGPGRHGPGDNFFLYFPDPDGYPIELTANMEDAPEEGGRPARKWPQEPDTWNVWHDSEELKQE; encoded by the coding sequence ATGGTTGTAGATAACATGGGCTTAGACCATATAGCCATCAAAGTACGAGATATCGAACAGACCGTTACGTTCTACCGGAACATCCTCAACATGGAGGTTTCCGACCGTATCGGGGATCGTGTGGCGTTTCTCCGCACGCCGAATGTCGCAGCGGCATCTCAGCATCATGAGATGAACATCACCCAGATGTCTGAGGAAGAACTCGACGTGCTTGAAGAGCGCGGCGAACTCGATCTCGACCTCCATGACTTCGAAGAAGAGTTACCGGAGAATGGTCCACCGATGCTGCCGACGACGGGGCCAATATACCATATCGCATTCGAAGTACCCGATTTCCAGGCGCTCAAAGCCGCCGAAGAAGGGCTACGTGAGCTCGATCACCCGATTTATCGCGGCCCCGGTCGCCATGGCCCTGGGGATAACTTCTTCCTCTATTTCCCCGATCCAGACGGATACCCGATCGAGTTGACTGCGAACATGGAGGACGCTCCCGAGGAAGGCGGTCGTCCTGCCCGAAAGTGGCCCCAAGAACCCGATACGTGGAACGTTTGGCACGATTCCGAGGAGCTGAAACAGGAATAA
- a CDS encoding IclR family transcriptional regulator: MPTQKDVPVKSIAKMVDLVRTLQELDGAGVSELSRKLDVSKSTVYNHLKSLEEFGYVVKKDDDYYVGLGFLDHGEYARGRQVGYNLIRAKVKEVAEETGELCQYLVEEHGFGRFILREVGPRAVETSSRIGDRVYLNHVTAGKTVLAYLPDKRVSEIIDKRGLPGKTEHTITSVKDLEAELETIRDRGYAIDKEEHLEGLYAIGVPIRNSDNEILGSMSVAGPANRINREQRAEEIAQVLLETANEVELSLKHSHS, translated from the coding sequence ATGCCAACACAAAAAGACGTCCCGGTAAAGTCCATCGCGAAGATGGTGGATTTGGTACGCACACTCCAAGAGCTAGATGGGGCCGGCGTATCCGAATTGTCCCGGAAACTCGATGTCTCGAAGAGTACAGTCTATAACCATCTGAAATCACTCGAAGAATTTGGATACGTCGTCAAGAAGGATGACGACTACTACGTGGGACTTGGCTTCTTGGACCACGGCGAGTACGCCCGGGGGCGCCAGGTCGGCTACAACCTAATTCGCGCGAAGGTAAAGGAAGTGGCTGAGGAAACCGGGGAACTGTGTCAGTACCTAGTCGAAGAACACGGATTTGGTAGATTTATTCTACGAGAGGTCGGCCCTCGAGCAGTAGAAACTAGTTCACGAATCGGTGATCGGGTTTATCTAAACCATGTGACTGCCGGGAAAACCGTCCTCGCCTACTTACCTGATAAGCGAGTCTCTGAAATCATCGACAAGCGTGGCCTCCCGGGAAAGACCGAACATACCATCACCTCGGTTAAGGACCTGGAAGCCGAGCTCGAAACCATCCGTGATCGGGGTTACGCTATCGACAAAGAAGAGCATCTGGAAGGCCTCTACGCCATTGGCGTGCCTATCCGAAACAGTGATAACGAGATTCTGGGATCGATGAGTGTTGCTGGACCTGCTAATCGAATCAATCGTGAGCAACGCGCCGAAGAAATTGCCCAGGTTCTCCTTGAGACGGCCAACGAGGTCGAACTTTCTCTCAAGCATTCGCATTCCTAG
- a CDS encoding ABC transporter permease gives MESESADSSGFGRVRESAKATSRMLFRASPVIVLLLLWQAIGTLGALPVYVPAPTTIIAYLGVMRTEGILIENSWATLQLVYFGFTGGSALGIIVGVITGRIAIFGKLFDPLVSVTYPIPKIALFPIFVIWFGIGFLSKAVVVFLAAFYPVYIHTFDGVRGVPELHIWSAQNFDASRLQILTEVVIPDSLPQILSGLRVGLALSFIVVFSAELIQSDLGLGQLALQARQFNNYELMFSAISMIALFGVIHDRLLLLTRRRLLYWQGDEH, from the coding sequence ATGGAATCTGAATCTGCCGACAGCAGCGGCTTCGGTAGGGTCCGAGAGTCCGCGAAAGCAACTTCTAGAATGCTCTTCCGGGCCTCGCCAGTCATTGTTTTGCTCCTCCTGTGGCAAGCAATAGGTACTCTTGGAGCACTTCCGGTATATGTTCCTGCACCGACGACCATCATTGCTTACCTTGGCGTGATGCGGACCGAGGGAATTCTGATCGAGAATTCGTGGGCCACACTCCAACTCGTTTACTTTGGGTTCACCGGTGGATCAGCGCTTGGCATCATCGTCGGCGTCATCACTGGCCGAATTGCTATCTTCGGGAAACTGTTTGACCCACTTGTCTCAGTGACATACCCCATCCCAAAAATCGCGTTATTCCCCATCTTCGTTATCTGGTTCGGTATTGGATTCCTTTCGAAAGCTGTTGTCGTGTTCCTCGCAGCCTTTTACCCCGTATACATCCACACTTTCGATGGTGTTAGAGGGGTTCCTGAGCTCCATATTTGGTCTGCTCAGAACTTCGACGCATCACGACTGCAGATTCTCACGGAGGTCGTTATCCCGGATAGTCTCCCGCAGATTCTCTCCGGCCTTCGGGTTGGCCTTGCTCTCTCATTCATTGTCGTCTTCTCAGCCGAGCTTATCCAGTCTGATCTCGGACTTGGACAACTAGCACTCCAAGCACGACAGTTCAACAACTACGAGCTCATGTTCAGTGCAATCTCTATGATCGCACTGTTCGGTGTTATCCATGACCGACTACTACTGCTCACGCGTCGTCGATTGCTCTACTGGCAGGGGGATGAACACTAA
- a CDS encoding ABC transporter ATP-binding protein, producing MIEVDSVRKVYNEEVVAVGDVSLSIDEGDFVTVLGPSGCGKSTLLFMLGGFIEPTEGSITVDGASVTGPDPSRGMVFQESVLFPWMSIKKNITWGMKVLGIDEEEREQKAEEYIEMIGLDGFEDAYPNSLSGGMKQRAAMARVLAVNPSVLLMDEPFGALDAQTREMMQHELLDIWNQTGQTCMFVTHSIDEALYLSDYTVVLGSRPSSVEAVVDVTERFGRPRSPEIRDTEEFTDLRQKIWDMIQEEVSI from the coding sequence ATGATAGAGGTTGACTCGGTACGGAAAGTGTACAACGAAGAAGTCGTTGCGGTCGGAGACGTATCCCTATCTATTGACGAAGGAGATTTTGTGACTGTTCTTGGCCCGTCAGGCTGTGGAAAAAGTACCCTGCTATTCATGCTGGGTGGTTTTATCGAGCCAACAGAAGGCTCGATTACGGTTGACGGAGCGTCGGTTACTGGTCCAGATCCGTCCCGTGGGATGGTGTTCCAAGAGAGCGTATTATTCCCTTGGATGTCGATTAAGAAGAATATCACGTGGGGGATGAAGGTTCTCGGTATCGACGAGGAAGAGCGAGAACAGAAAGCCGAAGAGTACATCGAGATGATTGGACTCGACGGATTCGAGGACGCATATCCGAATTCCCTCTCTGGAGGTATGAAACAGCGAGCTGCGATGGCACGTGTCCTTGCTGTCAATCCCTCCGTTCTCCTCATGGACGAACCATTCGGTGCACTCGACGCCCAGACCCGAGAGATGATGCAGCACGAACTCCTCGACATCTGGAATCAAACCGGCCAAACCTGTATGTTCGTCACGCATAGTATCGATGAGGCTCTTTATCTGTCGGACTATACTGTGGTGTTAGGGTCGCGACCGAGTAGCGTCGAAGCAGTCGTCGACGTTACTGAGCGGTTTGGTCGGCCTCGAAGTCCTGAAATTAGAGACACTGAGGAGTTTACTGATCTCCGGCAGAAGATTTGGGATATGATTCAGGAGGAAGTATCTATCTGA
- a CDS encoding ABC transporter permease: MSEVARINDWFSRLNDWAEQTSYPIGYVSIIGLLVVWQIGALLVSSSYGPPLIPRLEVVAMELYTMLIAEGTAYSHIAATLFRVFVGFTAALVVGIPVGLLMGSSKRVEFVLDPIISTFYPIPRIAFYPLLLTILGLGHAPKLVIIFLESLIPILLGSYYGVQGVSELHIWSGENFGASKLEIFRDIVFPASLPYIFSGVRMAMPIALIVTVVTELVSSSQGIGYIIIQAQGSFDYETVFAGVVLISLIGIFFDQALARLREHLLFWAGDVSIDM, translated from the coding sequence ATGAGCGAAGTAGCGCGAATAAATGACTGGTTCAGTCGGCTGAACGATTGGGCTGAGCAGACATCGTACCCGATTGGTTACGTTTCAATCATCGGGCTCCTCGTTGTTTGGCAGATAGGAGCCTTGCTGGTTTCATCATCATACGGGCCTCCACTCATCCCACGCCTCGAGGTTGTCGCGATGGAACTCTATACTATGCTTATCGCTGAGGGGACTGCGTACTCCCACATTGCCGCGACGCTATTTCGAGTATTCGTTGGCTTTACTGCGGCACTTGTGGTCGGTATCCCGGTAGGGCTTTTAATGGGCTCAAGTAAGCGCGTTGAGTTCGTTCTCGATCCGATCATCAGTACGTTCTATCCAATCCCCCGCATAGCGTTTTATCCGCTTTTACTCACCATTCTGGGCCTCGGTCATGCACCAAAACTGGTGATTATCTTTTTAGAATCACTCATTCCGATTCTTTTGGGTTCCTACTATGGAGTCCAAGGCGTGAGTGAGCTACACATCTGGTCCGGGGAGAACTTTGGCGCATCGAAACTCGAGATTTTCCGGGATATCGTCTTCCCAGCAAGCCTCCCGTACATCTTTTCAGGTGTCCGGATGGCGATGCCGATTGCACTCATCGTGACTGTCGTAACAGAGCTCGTTTCGTCGAGTCAGGGCATTGGTTATATTATTATCCAAGCGCAGGGGTCCTTCGATTACGAGACGGTGTTCGCTGGAGTCGTACTCATTTCACTAATCGGGATTTTCTTCGACCAAGCCCTTGCACGACTTCGGGAACATCTGCTATTCTGGGCAGGTGACGTCAGCATCGATATGTAG